In one Arachis duranensis cultivar V14167 chromosome 9, aradu.V14167.gnm2.J7QH, whole genome shotgun sequence genomic region, the following are encoded:
- the LOC107467412 gene encoding uncharacterized protein LOC107467412 isoform X1 yields MDKGKASKELETSLQNLDLNPQSNVKNKISIATNHHQFQGLLPKKMKPPSLVSLCIGVIGKHLEDIITDLPEIAIGLPAEIKTAVAAIARRRKLLNDDVLIALADTSWEYLDVSGSDVSDVGLIKAAEVCRSIKALDISRCTKITATGISELVKHCRLLETLRCGGCLRSDHTARRCLSIFKPRLDYVEEDSWEELDTKEISSGAQSLRWLVWPNIDNNSLDEISTECPRIIVNLKSSPFGFMGTQVPWEALQNTVLDDVAVKDIDPKTWRGRGFAVKPASPSPSTSPELSVAEKFRLAFEERDNRLAPKRAKNARQHQRRAVRELMLMSTRAKAMVLASQASKSLHSRSS; encoded by the exons ATGGATAAAGGTAAAGCTTCCAAGGAATTAGAAACCTCTCTGCAAAACCTCGATTTGAATCCCCAATCCAACGTCAAGAACAAAATTTCCATTGCAACTAACCACCATCAATTTCAAG GACTACTGCCTAAGAAGATGAAGCCTCCAAGTTTGGTTAGCCTATGCATTGGAGTTATTGGAAAACATTTGGAGGATATTATTACGGATTTGCCGGAGATTGCTATCGGTTTGCCAGCTGAGATAaag ACGGCAGTGGCAGCTATTGCGAGACGGAGAAAGTTGTTGAATGATGATGTCCTGATTGCATTAGCTGATACTTCTTGGGAATACCTTGATGTCTCTGGATCAGATGTTTCCGACGTCGGCTTGATTAAAGCAGCCGAAGTATGCAGATCAATTAAAGCTCTGGATATAAG CCGATGTACCAAAATCACTGCTACTGGTATATCCGAACTTGTGAAGCACTGCCGTTTATTAGAGACATTGAGATGCGG AGGGTGTCTGAGGAGCGATCATACAGCTCGGAGGTGCTTGAGTATATTTAAACCGAGGCTGGACTATGTCGAGGAGGATTCCTGGGAGGAGCTCGATACGAAAGAAATTTCAAGTGGCGCGCAATCACTCCGGTGGCTAGTATGG CCAAACATCGACAATAATTCGTTAGACGAGATATCTACCGAGTGTCCGCGGATCATAGTGAACCTGAAGTCATCTCCGTTCGGGTTTATGGGAACTCAGGTTCCTTGGGAAGCGTTACAAAATACCGTGTTGGATGATGTGGCTGTGAAGGATATTGATCCCAAGACATGGAGAGGGCGTGGTTTTGCAGTGAAGCCCGCTTCGCCCTCTCCTTCAACCTCCCCTGAATTATCAGTGGCCGAGAAATTCCGGCTCGCCTTTGAGGAAAGGGACAACCGGTTAGCTCCAAAGCGAGCGAAAAATGCACGGCAACACCAGCGTCGCGCAGTGCGAGAGTTGATGTTGATGagcacaagggctaaggcaaTGGTCTTGGCTTCACAAGCAAGCAAGTCTCTTCACAGCAGAAGCTCATAA
- the LOC107467412 gene encoding uncharacterized protein LOC107467412 isoform X2, whose product MKPPSLVSLCIGVIGKHLEDIITDLPEIAIGLPAEIKTAVAAIARRRKLLNDDVLIALADTSWEYLDVSGSDVSDVGLIKAAEVCRSIKALDISRCTKITATGISELVKHCRLLETLRCGGCLRSDHTARRCLSIFKPRLDYVEEDSWEELDTKEISSGAQSLRWLVWPNIDNNSLDEISTECPRIIVNLKSSPFGFMGTQVPWEALQNTVLDDVAVKDIDPKTWRGRGFAVKPASPSPSTSPELSVAEKFRLAFEERDNRLAPKRAKNARQHQRRAVRELMLMSTRAKAMVLASQASKSLHSRSS is encoded by the exons ATGAAGCCTCCAAGTTTGGTTAGCCTATGCATTGGAGTTATTGGAAAACATTTGGAGGATATTATTACGGATTTGCCGGAGATTGCTATCGGTTTGCCAGCTGAGATAaag ACGGCAGTGGCAGCTATTGCGAGACGGAGAAAGTTGTTGAATGATGATGTCCTGATTGCATTAGCTGATACTTCTTGGGAATACCTTGATGTCTCTGGATCAGATGTTTCCGACGTCGGCTTGATTAAAGCAGCCGAAGTATGCAGATCAATTAAAGCTCTGGATATAAG CCGATGTACCAAAATCACTGCTACTGGTATATCCGAACTTGTGAAGCACTGCCGTTTATTAGAGACATTGAGATGCGG AGGGTGTCTGAGGAGCGATCATACAGCTCGGAGGTGCTTGAGTATATTTAAACCGAGGCTGGACTATGTCGAGGAGGATTCCTGGGAGGAGCTCGATACGAAAGAAATTTCAAGTGGCGCGCAATCACTCCGGTGGCTAGTATGG CCAAACATCGACAATAATTCGTTAGACGAGATATCTACCGAGTGTCCGCGGATCATAGTGAACCTGAAGTCATCTCCGTTCGGGTTTATGGGAACTCAGGTTCCTTGGGAAGCGTTACAAAATACCGTGTTGGATGATGTGGCTGTGAAGGATATTGATCCCAAGACATGGAGAGGGCGTGGTTTTGCAGTGAAGCCCGCTTCGCCCTCTCCTTCAACCTCCCCTGAATTATCAGTGGCCGAGAAATTCCGGCTCGCCTTTGAGGAAAGGGACAACCGGTTAGCTCCAAAGCGAGCGAAAAATGCACGGCAACACCAGCGTCGCGCAGTGCGAGAGTTGATGTTGATGagcacaagggctaaggcaaTGGTCTTGGCTTCACAAGCAAGCAAGTCTCTTCACAGCAGAAGCTCATAA